A stretch of Myceligenerans xiligouense DNA encodes these proteins:
- a CDS encoding alpha-hydroxy-acid oxidizing protein, producing MRPAVVPGAEPGGGRDGGHAGFVRRLFAKQEGHWPTDPRALEELSRVRMGATAAAYVAGSAGAGATEAANRAALDRWRLVPRILTGSTVRSLAVDLLGTHMPAPVLAAPVGVQGIVHPDGERATARACAELGVPFVTSTMSSTPIEEVAAAGGDSPRWFQLYWPNSDEIARSFLARARATGHTVLVVTVDTMSLGWRPPILDQSFLPMLDGVGTAMFTSDPVFRARLTATPEDDPRQAVEMWDRELGTAGRTWDDLAVLRDWWSGPILLKGVLHPADARHAVDAGLDGIIVSNHGGRQVDGAVAALDALVPIAREIGDDVPVLFDSGIRNGADVIKALALGADAVLVGRPYVHGLGVGGAAGVRHVFEGLLADLDLTLGLLGLHDIRQVGPDLVVPAP from the coding sequence ATGAGACCGGCCGTCGTCCCCGGCGCGGAGCCAGGCGGGGGGCGGGACGGCGGGCATGCCGGCTTCGTCCGCCGTCTCTTCGCCAAGCAGGAGGGGCACTGGCCGACCGATCCGCGAGCTCTCGAGGAGCTGTCACGGGTCCGGATGGGAGCCACCGCCGCCGCCTACGTGGCCGGATCGGCCGGAGCCGGCGCCACGGAAGCCGCCAACCGGGCAGCGCTCGACCGGTGGCGTCTCGTGCCGCGGATACTGACCGGCTCCACCGTCCGGTCCCTGGCCGTCGATCTCCTGGGCACCCACATGCCGGCGCCCGTACTGGCCGCTCCCGTGGGTGTCCAGGGGATCGTGCACCCCGACGGGGAACGGGCGACGGCGCGGGCCTGTGCCGAACTCGGCGTGCCCTTCGTGACCTCGACGATGAGCTCGACTCCGATCGAGGAGGTGGCGGCCGCCGGCGGCGACTCCCCCCGGTGGTTCCAGCTCTACTGGCCCAACAGCGACGAGATCGCCCGCAGCTTTCTCGCGCGGGCCCGGGCCACCGGACACACGGTCCTCGTGGTGACCGTCGACACCATGTCGCTCGGCTGGCGCCCACCGATCCTCGACCAGTCCTTCCTCCCGATGCTCGACGGCGTCGGCACCGCCATGTTCACCTCGGACCCGGTCTTCCGTGCCCGGCTCACCGCGACACCCGAGGACGATCCGCGGCAGGCGGTGGAGATGTGGGACCGGGAGCTGGGAACGGCGGGCAGGACCTGGGACGACCTGGCGGTCCTGCGCGACTGGTGGTCCGGTCCCATCCTGTTGAAGGGAGTGCTGCACCCCGCCGACGCGCGCCACGCCGTCGACGCCGGTCTCGACGGGATCATCGTGTCCAACCATGGGGGCCGGCAGGTCGACGGTGCCGTCGCGGCACTCGACGCCCTGGTCCCGATCGCCCGCGAGATCGGTGACGACGTCCCGGTGCTGTTCGACTCGGGGATCCGCAACGGCGCGGACGTGATCAAGGCCCTGGCGCTCGGCGCCGACGCGGTCCTGGTCGGGCGCCCGTACGTCCACGGGCTGGGGGTGGGCGGCGCGGCCGGCGTCCGCCACGTGTTCGAAGGACTCCTCGCAGACCTCGACCTCACCCTGGGACTGCTGGGACTTCACGACATCCGGCAGGTTGGACCCGATCTGGTGGTTCCGGCACCGTAG
- a CDS encoding NDP-hexose 2,3-dehydratase family protein, which yields MSVGSSPATARGRQAPASVLTWLARYRADHGLQVRRTLLDGMPGWHFDDLGNLVHQTGRFFSVRGLETFDVDSRQVIESGPILLQRDVGVLGIITRRIGGVVHYLMQAKIEPGNPGQVQVSPTVQATRSNYDRAHGGGATAYLDWFLPTPSGQVKADSLQGEHSAVFFHKHNRNMIVSVDQDVPETESHRWLTRTELRDCMWQDHLLNMDSRCVLAHLPTLPVGPSRHTDAEVQSWLTSLRATDMVEARLVGLDQVPYLGDRGVIQASADFRVVGVQVSGGNREVVGWSQPLVEYTTTREEILLAAEYRGEPHLLIQARREAGSRAGFEAYPSVTHVGRDSPLSEELQELALSSQAEIVYSTLHSEEGGRFLGANSRYVIARVPDSVMERPLPAGYMWVTPAQAQMLTMGSYTVSVQMRTMLAVLTTGCVVL from the coding sequence GTGAGTGTGGGCAGTTCCCCGGCCACCGCTCGCGGGCGGCAGGCCCCCGCGAGCGTCCTGACCTGGCTCGCCAGGTATCGCGCCGACCACGGACTGCAGGTCCGGCGCACCCTGCTCGACGGGATGCCGGGCTGGCACTTCGACGACCTGGGCAACCTCGTGCACCAGACGGGACGTTTCTTCTCGGTACGCGGTCTGGAGACGTTCGACGTCGACAGCCGACAGGTGATCGAGAGCGGCCCGATCCTCCTGCAACGTGACGTCGGGGTGCTGGGCATCATCACCCGCCGGATCGGCGGAGTGGTGCACTACCTGATGCAGGCCAAGATCGAGCCCGGAAATCCCGGGCAGGTCCAGGTGTCGCCCACCGTGCAGGCGACCCGCAGCAACTACGACCGTGCCCACGGAGGAGGAGCGACCGCCTACCTGGACTGGTTCCTCCCTACGCCCAGCGGGCAGGTGAAGGCCGACTCCCTGCAGGGTGAACACAGCGCCGTCTTCTTCCACAAGCACAACCGGAACATGATCGTGTCGGTCGACCAGGATGTTCCCGAGACCGAGAGCCACCGGTGGCTGACTCGTACCGAGCTGCGGGACTGCATGTGGCAGGACCACCTGCTGAACATGGACAGTCGGTGCGTGCTCGCTCACCTGCCGACGCTGCCGGTCGGGCCCTCCCGGCACACCGACGCGGAGGTGCAGTCGTGGCTGACGAGCCTGCGGGCGACGGACATGGTCGAGGCTCGCCTCGTCGGTCTGGACCAGGTCCCCTACCTGGGGGACCGGGGCGTGATCCAGGCATCGGCCGACTTCCGGGTCGTCGGGGTCCAGGTCTCCGGCGGGAACCGGGAGGTCGTCGGCTGGTCGCAGCCCCTGGTCGAGTACACGACGACCCGGGAGGAGATACTTCTCGCCGCCGAGTACCGGGGAGAGCCGCACCTGCTGATCCAGGCGAGGCGTGAGGCGGGGTCCAGGGCCGGCTTCGAGGCCTACCCGTCGGTGACCCATGTCGGCCGCGACTCCCCGCTCTCGGAGGAACTGCAGGAACTCGCCCTCTCGTCGCAGGCCGAGATCGTCTACAGCACCCTCCACTCGGAGGAAGGAGGTCGGTTCCTGGGTGCGAACTCCCGATATGTCATCGCCCGGGTACCCGATTCCGTGATGGAGCGTCCGCTGCCTGCCGGATACATGTGGGTCACCCCGGCGCAGGCGCAGATGCTCACGATGGGGAGCTACACGGTCTCGGTGCAGATGCGCACGATGCTGGCCGTCCTCACCACCGGCTGCGTGGTGCTGTGA
- a CDS encoding dTDP-4-dehydrorhamnose 3,5-epimerase family protein translates to MIAQQTSIPGALILRATPDPDPRGSSTQLLDTGAFEAASGRPMFRIEQLFHGRSRAGVLRGLHFTTGAGGSEKIVFCMGGEALDVLVDLRPGSPAFGRYETVRLVGDGATGVYFPPGVGHAYMALADDTVICYLLSNPYVPEREVAIDPLDPDLALPWPSPPAVMSERDTHGLGFRDETARRLFLPYAEKGARA, encoded by the coding sequence ATGATCGCGCAGCAGACCTCCATCCCCGGCGCGCTGATCCTGCGGGCGACACCCGATCCCGACCCGCGGGGGTCCAGCACCCAACTGCTGGACACCGGGGCGTTCGAGGCCGCGTCCGGCCGCCCGATGTTCCGGATCGAGCAGCTGTTCCATGGGCGCTCGCGGGCCGGGGTGCTGCGCGGACTGCACTTCACCACCGGCGCGGGAGGCTCGGAGAAGATCGTGTTCTGCATGGGGGGCGAGGCGCTGGACGTCCTGGTGGACCTGCGGCCGGGCTCTCCGGCTTTCGGGCGGTACGAGACGGTCCGGCTGGTCGGCGACGGCGCCACCGGGGTGTACTTCCCGCCCGGTGTCGGTCACGCCTACATGGCACTCGCCGACGACACGGTGATCTGCTACCTGCTCTCCAACCCGTACGTGCCGGAGCGTGAGGTCGCCATCGATCCGCTCGACCCGGATCTGGCGCTGCCGTGGCCGAGCCCGCCCGCCGTGATGTCCGAGCGGGACACCCACGGGCTCGGCTTCCGGGACGAGACCGCGCGAAGGCTGTTCCTGCCGTACGCCGAGAAGGGAGCACGAGCATGA
- a CDS encoding helix-turn-helix domain-containing protein — MLPDQAFALFTNTPPPARIEDLDIGLRRIGPAQPAHVVEAVERAKALMHERFADALTVDDMAEVALFSKYHFTRLFRDVTGVSPGRYLAAVRMAHAKHLLRTTQMKVVDITVGIGYSSVGTFSSRFRIHVGISPTEYRARARVEQPAPLLEAA, encoded by the coding sequence ATGCTGCCCGATCAGGCTTTCGCACTCTTCACGAACACCCCGCCGCCGGCCAGGATCGAGGACCTGGACATCGGGTTGCGGCGGATCGGCCCCGCTCAGCCCGCCCACGTGGTGGAAGCGGTCGAGCGAGCCAAGGCGCTGATGCACGAGCGGTTCGCTGACGCGCTCACCGTGGACGACATGGCGGAGGTCGCCTTGTTCAGCAAGTACCACTTCACCCGGCTGTTCCGGGACGTCACCGGTGTCTCACCGGGGCGGTACCTCGCGGCCGTGCGGATGGCACACGCCAAGCACCTGCTGCGGACCACGCAGATGAAGGTCGTGGACATCACCGTCGGCATCGGCTACTCCAGCGTCGGGACGTTCAGCTCGCGGTTCCGTATCCACGTGGGGATCTCCCCGACCGAGTACCGGGCGCGCGCTCGCGTCGAGCAGCCGGCTCCCCTGCTCGAAGCCGCATGA
- a CDS encoding DegT/DnrJ/EryC1/StrS family aminotransferase — translation MTTPAKSIGVWNYLAEYERDRAEILAAVDRVFSSGRLILGESVRGFEEEFAAYHGVDHCVGVDNGTNAIKLALQAVGVRPGDEVITVSNTAAPTAVAIDEIGAVPVFADVCEDTYLMDIDTVEDLITPRTKCVLPVHLYGQCVDVPRLREVTGSLPVVEDCAQAHGATGRGGRAGAMGEAAAFSFYPTKVLGAYGDGGAVTTPDGETARTLRRLRYYGMEERYYVEETPGHNSRLDEVQAEILRLKLGRLDEDIRARRRIAERYHEGLRDTSLTLPAVGAGNEHVYYLFVARHPQRDHLLKLLSDQGIQLNISYPWPIHTMRGFGKLGYRAGDLPVTERLAGEIFSLPMYATLTREDQDRTIAAVRDALALIV, via the coding sequence ATGACGACACCCGCCAAGAGCATCGGGGTCTGGAACTACCTCGCCGAGTACGAGCGCGACCGCGCGGAGATCCTGGCCGCGGTGGATCGTGTGTTCTCCTCGGGGCGGCTCATCCTGGGGGAGTCGGTCCGCGGCTTCGAGGAGGAGTTCGCCGCCTACCACGGCGTCGACCACTGCGTCGGGGTCGACAACGGCACGAACGCGATCAAGCTCGCTCTGCAGGCGGTGGGCGTGCGGCCCGGGGACGAGGTCATCACCGTGTCCAACACGGCCGCGCCGACGGCCGTGGCCATCGACGAGATCGGCGCGGTCCCGGTGTTCGCCGATGTCTGCGAGGACACCTACCTGATGGACATCGACACCGTGGAGGACCTGATCACGCCGCGCACCAAGTGCGTGCTGCCGGTCCACCTCTACGGGCAGTGCGTCGACGTTCCCCGGCTGCGCGAGGTCACCGGATCCCTGCCCGTGGTCGAGGACTGCGCGCAGGCGCACGGTGCCACCGGCCGTGGCGGCCGGGCCGGGGCGATGGGGGAGGCCGCCGCCTTCTCCTTCTATCCCACGAAGGTGCTGGGCGCCTACGGCGACGGTGGCGCCGTCACGACGCCGGACGGCGAGACCGCGCGAACGCTGCGCCGCCTGCGCTACTACGGCATGGAGGAGCGGTACTACGTCGAGGAGACGCCCGGGCACAACTCCCGGCTCGACGAGGTCCAGGCAGAGATCCTGCGCCTGAAGCTGGGCCGGCTGGACGAGGACATCCGGGCGCGCCGCCGGATCGCCGAGAGATACCACGAAGGGCTCAGGGACACCAGCCTCACGCTCCCCGCGGTCGGAGCCGGCAACGAGCACGTCTACTACCTGTTCGTGGCGCGGCACCCGCAGCGGGACCACCTGCTGAAACTGCTGTCCGACCAGGGGATTCAGCTCAACATCAGCTATCCCTGGCCGATCCACACCATGCGTGGGTTCGGCAAGCTCGGCTATCGCGCCGGCGATCTCCCCGTGACCGAGCGGCTGGCCGGCGAGATCTTCTCCCTCCCCATGTACGCGACGCTCACCCGCGAGGACCAGGACCGCACGATCGCGGCGGTACGCGACGCGCTGGCCCTCATCGTCTGA
- a CDS encoding epoxide hydrolase family protein encodes MEPYRINVSEDDLTALRGRIRSTRWPAPGAHVAPGRGVDLTFLQDMARYWVDVYDWRAAERRLNAVPNFVDEIQGSQIHFQHVRSSHPDAMPLLLTHGWPGSVAEFERLVPYLTEPTSYGGHAEDAFHVVVPSLPGFGFSATGDSGGWDVPKIAAAWSELMGRLGYDRYVAHGGDAGSPITQVLSMIDPQHVAGIHLTMLMTFPTPDEDLSEFDRLDRDRLAALEEFGTRRSAYMQVMATRPLTLSYGLSDSPVGLLAWMLERYLEWADPDSVQDGALSWDDILTAASLYWFTNTAATSANFYYEGAPAMRELTRGNVPAPNPAPAAVSVFPHDIMLPIPALASRYLGNIVQWRDHTRGGHFPALECPEALATDLRSFARDLRKAPHMVAS; translated from the coding sequence ATGGAGCCGTACCGGATCAACGTGTCCGAGGATGATCTGACCGCCCTGCGAGGCCGGATCCGAAGCACCCGCTGGCCGGCACCGGGGGCCCACGTGGCACCCGGCAGGGGCGTGGACCTCACGTTCCTGCAGGACATGGCCCGCTACTGGGTGGACGTCTACGACTGGCGCGCTGCGGAACGCCGGCTGAACGCGGTGCCCAACTTCGTGGACGAGATCCAGGGCTCGCAGATCCACTTCCAGCACGTGAGGTCGTCACATCCGGACGCCATGCCCCTGCTCCTCACCCACGGCTGGCCCGGCTCGGTGGCCGAGTTCGAGCGACTCGTGCCCTACCTCACGGAGCCGACCTCGTACGGGGGCCACGCGGAGGACGCCTTCCACGTCGTCGTTCCCAGCCTCCCCGGGTTCGGCTTCTCCGCGACGGGCGACAGCGGCGGCTGGGACGTACCCAAGATCGCCGCCGCCTGGTCCGAGCTCATGGGCAGGCTGGGCTACGACCGGTACGTCGCGCACGGTGGCGACGCCGGGTCACCGATCACCCAGGTGCTCTCGATGATCGATCCCCAGCACGTCGCGGGCATCCATCTGACGATGCTGATGACCTTCCCGACCCCCGACGAGGACCTCAGCGAGTTCGACCGCCTCGACAGGGACAGGCTGGCCGCGCTCGAAGAGTTCGGTACCCGGCGGAGCGCCTACATGCAGGTGATGGCGACGCGGCCGCTGACCCTCTCCTACGGCCTGTCCGACTCGCCCGTGGGCCTGCTGGCCTGGATGCTGGAGCGGTACCTGGAGTGGGCCGATCCCGACTCCGTCCAGGACGGGGCGCTCTCGTGGGACGACATCCTCACCGCGGCCTCGCTGTACTGGTTCACCAACACCGCCGCCACGTCCGCGAACTTCTACTACGAGGGTGCGCCGGCCATGCGGGAGCTCACCCGCGGGAACGTCCCGGCGCCGAACCCGGCGCCCGCAGCGGTCTCCGTGTTCCCCCACGACATCATGCTGCCGATCCCGGCGCTGGCCTCGCGGTATCTCGGCAACATCGTGCAGTGGCGAGACCACACCCGCGGAGGTCATTTCCCGGCGCTCGAGTGCCCGGAGGCCCTGGCCACGGATCTGCGAAGTTTCGCCCGTGACCTGCGGAAGGCCCCACACATGGTGGCGTCGTGA
- a CDS encoding DUF899 domain-containing protein: protein MIPTVDHETWWTARRKFLDEEKEFTRARDRLNARRRELPMVEISKKYTLHGQDGPAGLDDLFAGRRQLIVYHFMAKFSPTEWCPICSFWVDNIGHLAHFRARDTELVVVCPEDLAEGLAYRDSMGWTVPWYSCADSDFYEDLHQVLDEGGEPEAPGISAFLRDENRILHAYSTFRRGSDILNGTYNYLDITPLGRQETDPEDPMGWLRPHDSYGDTPEQPGCGCHA, encoded by the coding sequence GTGATCCCCACCGTGGACCACGAGACCTGGTGGACGGCACGGCGGAAGTTCCTCGACGAGGAGAAGGAGTTCACCCGTGCCCGCGACCGGCTGAACGCCCGGCGCCGGGAACTGCCGATGGTCGAGATCTCGAAGAAGTACACCCTGCACGGCCAGGATGGGCCGGCCGGCCTGGATGACCTGTTCGCCGGACGACGGCAGCTGATCGTCTACCACTTCATGGCGAAGTTCTCGCCCACCGAATGGTGCCCGATCTGCTCCTTCTGGGTCGACAACATCGGACACCTGGCCCACTTCCGGGCACGGGACACCGAACTCGTCGTCGTCTGCCCCGAGGACCTGGCCGAGGGCCTCGCCTACCGCGACTCGATGGGCTGGACCGTGCCCTGGTACTCGTGCGCCGACTCCGACTTCTACGAAGACCTCCATCAGGTGCTCGACGAGGGCGGGGAGCCCGAGGCACCCGGGATCAGCGCATTCCTGCGCGACGAGAACCGCATCCTGCATGCCTACTCCACCTTCCGCCGCGGGAGCGACATCCTCAACGGCACCTACAACTACCTGGACATCACTCCACTGGGCCGCCAGGAGACGGACCCGGAGGACCCCATGGGCTGGCTGCGCCCGCACGACTCCTACGGGGACACCCCCGAACAGCCCGGTTGCGGGTGTCACGCATGA
- the cmdF gene encoding tyrosine 2,3-aminomutase, producing MRSALAAGRTARAGCGPDVPACSHLDIWTMFEAVVRRHPGAVAVSDSRSSLTYRELHDAAVRWADAVHPAVTDPSASRCVVTQLDNGVDHVAVTLGSWRAGAMVAALGRGEPGTALRAELTTIRPAVTVTAARQGDLQDPDGPADPVGAVLVLPAGDAEPPARGAGASPAAADLGAPASLCFTSGTSGTPKTIVHTHHSLVQLARWMSGEMRVGPGDQVAQWAAPGYDAAVVELLVALLSGATAQIPGPGTRGDPEALLDWLTDRSITWFQTVPSYMRQLMRMADARSGTLPGLATAVLAGESIPPALVGQVRRVAPGADLYNLYGPSETILATSYRIPDGHRGEVPIGAAIPGRRLHLAGGDPASGTATLAVETPFAATDARGAPWSSGDGRVDTGDLVRRHGDDLYFAGRADDQVKAAGRRTDLGGVEAVIEEAPGVRAACVLPMRDEAGLVTRLLAFVVHDADAPTASGLRARCRARLGAGLPPIQFIRRDTLPRSRGGKVDTMSLLQGRDAPAPSADTTPSVVRLDGRSLTPEQVSRVAHDDVACHVPEEVTEQLVRRRREFEDRIASGEPVYGVTTGYGEMIYMHVDPTQESSLQHNLVRSHTAGCGPLFSVPEVRAIMLARANALAKGHSGIRPELLERLVTFLDRHVTPAVPEYGSLGASGDLAPLSHVASALIGEGQVLDGDRVRPTRDVLVERGIEPAFDLRYKEGLALINGTSAMTGLSSVLLHRARTQVWHAEIIAALAIEALEGSTGAFEAAGHEIARPHPGQIASARTMRNLLHDSGAAVSHEALRQEAADSRDFSAGSVSRTEVYLQKAYSLRAVPQVVGAVRDTLANAYRTLVVELNSANDNPLVFDDEEIFHGANFHGQPIAFAMDFTGLSMTQLGVLSERRTNRLLNRSLSGLPEFLVAGDPGLNSGLAGTQYAATALVAENRTIGSASIQSVPSNGDNQDVVSMGLIAARNCRRIMDNNDYILAVEAISAAQAVDLGGTRERLGRAGMAAYEAIRAHSPFIAHDRVMTGDVEAVRDLLRSGELAAAVSGTGTELEEVAS from the coding sequence ATGCGCTCAGCTCTTGCCGCAGGCCGCACCGCGCGAGCGGGATGCGGACCGGATGTGCCGGCCTGTTCCCACCTCGACATCTGGACCATGTTCGAGGCGGTGGTCCGGAGACATCCCGGCGCCGTTGCCGTCAGCGACTCCCGGAGCTCGCTCACCTACCGCGAGCTGCACGACGCAGCGGTCCGCTGGGCCGACGCGGTGCATCCTGCGGTGACGGACCCCTCCGCGAGCCGGTGCGTGGTGACCCAGCTCGACAACGGGGTGGACCACGTCGCCGTCACGCTGGGGAGCTGGCGGGCCGGGGCGATGGTCGCGGCACTGGGACGTGGCGAGCCGGGAACCGCACTCCGCGCGGAACTCACGACGATCCGGCCCGCGGTCACGGTCACCGCCGCCCGTCAAGGAGATCTCCAGGACCCGGACGGCCCGGCCGATCCGGTAGGGGCCGTCCTCGTCCTGCCGGCCGGCGACGCCGAGCCGCCGGCTCGTGGCGCGGGAGCCTCTCCGGCGGCGGCGGACCTGGGAGCGCCCGCGTCCTTGTGCTTCACCTCGGGGACCAGCGGTACACCCAAGACGATCGTCCACACGCATCATTCGCTGGTGCAGCTGGCACGCTGGATGAGCGGCGAGATGCGCGTCGGGCCCGGAGACCAGGTGGCGCAGTGGGCGGCACCGGGCTACGACGCCGCCGTCGTCGAGTTGCTGGTCGCGTTGCTGTCGGGTGCCACGGCACAGATCCCCGGCCCCGGCACCCGCGGGGATCCCGAGGCGCTGCTGGACTGGCTGACCGATCGCTCGATCACCTGGTTCCAGACCGTGCCCTCCTACATGCGGCAGCTGATGCGCATGGCCGACGCCCGCAGCGGCACCCTGCCCGGCCTCGCCACGGCCGTTCTGGCGGGGGAGAGCATCCCGCCCGCCCTCGTCGGCCAGGTGCGGCGGGTGGCCCCGGGCGCGGACCTCTACAACCTGTACGGCCCCTCGGAGACCATCCTCGCCACGTCGTACCGGATCCCGGACGGCCATCGCGGCGAGGTCCCGATCGGCGCCGCCATCCCCGGTCGCCGTCTCCACCTCGCGGGGGGCGATCCGGCATCCGGCACGGCCACGCTGGCCGTCGAGACGCCGTTCGCGGCGACCGACGCCCGCGGGGCGCCGTGGAGTTCCGGCGACGGCCGGGTCGACACGGGCGATCTCGTGCGCCGGCACGGCGACGACCTGTACTTCGCCGGCCGTGCGGACGACCAGGTGAAGGCAGCCGGACGCCGCACCGACCTCGGCGGTGTCGAGGCGGTCATCGAGGAGGCCCCGGGTGTCAGGGCCGCTTGTGTGCTCCCCATGAGGGACGAGGCCGGGCTGGTCACGCGCCTGCTCGCCTTCGTCGTCCACGACGCCGACGCGCCCACCGCGTCAGGCCTTCGCGCTCGGTGCCGGGCACGCCTCGGTGCCGGGCTCCCTCCCATCCAGTTCATCCGGCGGGACACGTTGCCGCGCAGTCGCGGAGGAAAGGTTGACACGATGTCACTACTGCAAGGCCGGGACGCCCCGGCTCCCTCGGCAGACACCACGCCGTCCGTGGTGCGCCTGGACGGCCGATCCCTCACTCCGGAGCAGGTCAGCAGGGTCGCGCACGACGACGTCGCCTGCCACGTTCCCGAGGAGGTCACCGAGCAGCTGGTGCGCAGGCGCCGGGAGTTCGAGGACCGGATCGCCTCGGGTGAACCGGTGTACGGCGTCACCACCGGCTACGGCGAGATGATCTACATGCACGTGGATCCGACGCAGGAGAGCAGCCTCCAGCACAACCTGGTGCGCAGCCACACGGCAGGGTGCGGCCCCCTGTTCTCCGTGCCGGAGGTGCGAGCGATCATGCTCGCCAGGGCGAACGCCCTGGCCAAGGGCCACTCCGGGATCCGGCCGGAACTCCTGGAACGCCTGGTGACCTTCCTCGACCGGCACGTCACCCCCGCGGTCCCCGAGTACGGGTCCCTCGGGGCGAGCGGTGACCTCGCGCCCCTGTCGCATGTCGCCAGCGCGCTGATCGGCGAGGGACAGGTGCTGGACGGAGACCGGGTCCGGCCGACGCGAGACGTGCTCGTCGAGCGCGGGATCGAACCCGCCTTCGACCTGCGGTACAAGGAGGGGCTGGCGCTCATCAACGGGACCTCGGCGATGACCGGTCTCAGCTCCGTCCTGCTCCACCGGGCCCGGACCCAGGTCTGGCACGCCGAGATCATCGCCGCCCTGGCGATCGAGGCCCTCGAGGGATCGACCGGAGCGTTCGAAGCCGCGGGGCACGAGATCGCTCGTCCGCATCCCGGTCAGATCGCGTCCGCGAGGACGATGCGAAACCTCCTGCACGACAGCGGAGCGGCCGTCTCTCACGAGGCGCTGCGCCAGGAGGCCGCCGACTCGCGTGACTTCTCCGCCGGCAGTGTCAGCCGCACGGAGGTCTACCTCCAGAAGGCGTACAGCCTGCGGGCCGTCCCGCAGGTTGTCGGCGCGGTCCGCGACACCCTCGCCAACGCCTACCGGACGCTGGTCGTCGAACTGAACTCGGCCAACGACAACCCCCTGGTCTTCGACGACGAGGAGATCTTCCACGGCGCCAACTTCCACGGCCAGCCGATCGCGTTCGCCATGGACTTCACCGGACTCTCGATGACGCAGCTCGGGGTGCTGTCCGAGCGCCGGACCAACCGGCTCCTCAACCGCAGCCTCAGTGGCCTCCCCGAGTTCCTCGTCGCCGGGGACCCCGGGCTGAACAGCGGGCTCGCCGGTACCCAGTACGCGGCCACGGCGCTGGTGGCCGAGAACCGCACCATCGGCAGCGCCAGCATCCAGAGCGTGCCGAGCAACGGCGACAACCAGGACGTCGTCAGCATGGGGCTCATCGCCGCCCGCAACTGCCGCCGCATCATGGACAACAACGACTACATCCTCGCCGTCGAGGCGATCTCGGCGGCGCAGGCGGTCGACCTCGGCGGAACCCGGGAACGACTCGGCCGGGCCGGCATGGCCGCCTACGAGGCGATTCGCGCGCACAGCCCCTTCATCGCCCACGACCGGGTCATGACCGGAGACGTGGAGGCTGTCCGCGACCTGCTCCGCAGCGGCGAGCTGGCCGCGGCGGTGTCCGGCACCGGCACCGAGCTGGAGGAGGTGGCCTCGTGA
- a CDS encoding 3-oxoacyl-[acyl-carrier-protein] synthase III C-terminal domain-containing protein gives MRPTTAIRDIGVHLPAASEPVEDVLRRNGVPEREHGFYRDIFGFGRVRREPGRSLEDQLADAARPLLDAHVAASIRYVIHAPTVQFTAPYPEAVTARVATMLGLDRAVPFALSQHACASALLAVEAAGLLLDHCDPGDQALVLAGEKTFRGEGEVIEGSAVMGEGMAAVLVGREGDRMLTLATRTLGGFDAAPFLAVEAERAFTAAYVEALSGVIRDALEDAGLPAGDVDHVFPHNVNRISWLRVRRQVGLGDVIRLGGQGTRGHCFGADPFLAWHENRARMRPGDRYLLVAAGLGATLTAALFEHGGARRPDGTP, from the coding sequence GTGAGGCCGACGACGGCGATCCGGGACATCGGCGTGCACCTGCCCGCGGCGTCCGAGCCGGTCGAGGACGTGCTGCGGAGGAACGGCGTGCCCGAGCGGGAGCACGGGTTCTACCGCGACATCTTCGGGTTCGGCCGGGTTCGCCGGGAGCCGGGCCGCTCGCTGGAGGACCAGCTCGCGGACGCGGCGAGGCCACTGCTCGACGCACACGTCGCAGCGAGCATCCGATACGTCATCCACGCCCCGACCGTCCAGTTCACGGCCCCGTATCCGGAGGCGGTCACCGCCCGCGTCGCGACGATGCTGGGGCTGGACAGGGCCGTCCCGTTCGCGCTGTCCCAGCATGCATGTGCGTCCGCGCTGCTGGCGGTCGAGGCCGCCGGACTGCTGCTGGACCACTGCGACCCCGGTGACCAGGCGCTGGTGCTGGCCGGGGAGAAGACGTTCCGCGGCGAGGGTGAGGTCATCGAGGGGTCGGCGGTGATGGGCGAAGGGATGGCCGCCGTCCTGGTCGGCCGGGAGGGGGACCGGATGCTGACGTTGGCGACACGCACGCTGGGCGGCTTCGACGCGGCACCGTTCCTGGCGGTGGAGGCGGAGCGGGCGTTCACCGCCGCCTACGTCGAGGCGCTGAGCGGCGTCATCCGCGACGCACTGGAGGACGCCGGGCTGCCCGCCGGGGACGTCGACCACGTCTTCCCCCACAACGTGAACCGGATCTCCTGGCTCCGGGTGCGGCGTCAGGTCGGCCTGGGCGACGTGATCCGGCTCGGCGGACAGGGCACGCGGGGGCACTGCTTCGGGGCGGACCCGTTCCTCGCGTGGCACGAGAACCGCGCGAGAATGCGGCCGGGCGACCGGTACCTGCTCGTCGCCGCAGGGCTCGGCGCCACCCTGACCGCCGCGCTCTTCGAGCACGGCGGAGCCCGGCGACCGGACGGCACGCCGTGA